One genomic window of Indioceanicola profundi includes the following:
- a CDS encoding DUF2383 domain-containing protein, which translates to MADARTDNSNEANRRPEEIEEEIGAIRERLGQTISEIERRFRSGDSQGATAGVSAVAREFTKFDANGEIRAYAEAALDATRRNPLPALLIGIGVAWIAFDMFRMRRERQENMLSRADALLLLEDLTGVARQGAKALRQAAMAVEDGPLREALRLASMDRGHSAAQLQDQVQAMGLNAVHGNTPTGDRVHAWQRVEDLLGEGNELAIMEAIEIAEFETLARFHDALQLPLPDELRVVIGSCFHEVEGTHARLLSMLNAVR; encoded by the coding sequence ATGGCCGACGCGCGCACCGACAACAGCAATGAAGCGAACCGTCGGCCGGAGGAGATAGAGGAGGAGATCGGCGCCATCCGCGAGCGGCTGGGCCAGACGATCTCGGAGATCGAACGCCGGTTCCGGTCAGGCGATTCCCAAGGCGCCACTGCCGGCGTTTCGGCCGTTGCCCGGGAATTCACCAAATTCGACGCCAACGGGGAAATCCGGGCCTATGCGGAAGCGGCGCTGGATGCGACGCGGCGCAATCCGCTTCCCGCGCTGCTGATCGGTATCGGCGTCGCCTGGATCGCCTTCGACATGTTCCGCATGCGGCGGGAGCGGCAGGAGAACATGCTGTCCCGTGCCGATGCCCTTCTGCTGCTGGAGGATTTGACGGGCGTGGCGCGCCAGGGCGCCAAGGCGCTTCGGCAAGCCGCCATGGCGGTGGAGGATGGACCGCTGAGGGAAGCGCTGCGCCTTGCGTCCATGGACCGGGGCCACAGTGCCGCGCAGTTGCAGGACCAAGTGCAGGCCATGGGCTTGAATGCGGTCCACGGGAACACGCCGACCGGCGACCGGGTACATGCCTGGCAGCGGGTGGAAGACCTGTTGGGCGAAGGCAACGAGCTGGCCATCATGGAGGCGATAGAGATCGCCGAATTCGAGACGCTCGCCCGCTTCCATGACGCTCTTCAGCTTCCTCTGCCGGATGAGTTGCGGGTTGTGATCGGAAGCTGCTTCCACGAGGTGGAGGGAACGCACGCTCGTCTGTTGTCGATGCTCAATGCAGTGAGATGA
- a CDS encoding LL-diaminopimelate aminotransferase, with product MSETEFHRIKRLPTYVFAEVNAMKARARAAGEDIIDLGMGNPDQPPPKHITDKLVEAVQNPRTHRYSQSRGIPGLRKAISAYYKRRFDVDIDPETEAIVTIGSKEGLANLAQAITSPGDVILVPNPSYPIHPFGFMLAGAALRHIPVVDGLDNFVRDLERAIRHSVPKPTALIVSFPANPTTQTVTLDFYRPIVELCLQHGIYILSDIAYAEIYFDGNPPPSVLQIPEARDITVEFNSLSKTYNMPGWRVGFGVGSKKLIGALAKFKSYVDYGAFTPIQVAATAALNGPQDCVVEIRKLYKNRRDVLIEGLAAAGWDVPAPAASMFVWAQIPERYRDLGSLEFAKLLMREAKVAVSPGIGFGEYGDGHVRFALVENSQRIRQACRNIKAFLQGAPAGQPVQVKAG from the coding sequence ATGAGCGAGACAGAGTTCCACCGGATCAAGCGTCTGCCGACCTATGTTTTCGCGGAAGTGAACGCGATGAAGGCACGAGCCCGCGCCGCCGGTGAGGACATCATCGATCTGGGCATGGGCAACCCGGACCAGCCGCCGCCCAAGCACATCACCGACAAGCTGGTCGAAGCGGTGCAGAACCCGCGCACCCACCGCTACAGCCAGAGCCGGGGCATCCCCGGCCTGCGCAAGGCGATCAGCGCCTATTACAAGCGCCGCTTCGACGTGGACATCGATCCGGAGACGGAGGCTATCGTCACCATCGGGTCCAAAGAGGGGCTGGCCAACCTGGCGCAGGCCATCACCAGCCCGGGCGACGTGATCCTGGTCCCGAATCCCAGCTATCCCATCCACCCCTTCGGCTTCATGCTGGCCGGAGCGGCCTTGCGGCACATTCCGGTGGTGGACGGGCTGGACAATTTCGTGCGCGACCTGGAGCGGGCGATCCGCCATAGCGTGCCGAAGCCGACGGCGCTGATCGTCAGCTTCCCGGCCAACCCGACGACCCAGACGGTCACGCTGGATTTCTACCGGCCAATCGTCGAACTGTGCCTGCAGCACGGCATCTACATCCTGTCCGACATCGCCTATGCCGAGATTTATTTCGACGGCAATCCGCCGCCGTCGGTGCTCCAGATCCCGGAGGCGCGGGACATCACGGTTGAATTCAACAGCTTGTCCAAGACCTACAACATGCCGGGCTGGCGGGTCGGCTTCGGAGTCGGGTCCAAGAAGCTGATCGGCGCGTTGGCCAAGTTCAAAAGCTATGTGGATTACGGCGCCTTCACGCCCATCCAGGTGGCGGCGACCGCGGCGCTGAACGGGCCGCAGGACTGCGTGGTCGAAATCCGGAAGCTGTACAAGAATCGCCGCGACGTGCTGATCGAAGGGTTGGCTGCCGCCGGGTGGGACGTGCCGGCGCCGGCCGCGAGCATGTTCGTCTGGGCGCAGATTCCGGAGCGGTACCGGGACTTGGGCTCCCTGGAATTCGCCAAGCTGCTGATGCGGGAAGCCAAGGTCGCCGTCTCGCCGGGCATCGGGTTTGGCGAATATGGCGACGGACATGTCCGCTTTGCGTTGGTGGAAAATTCGCAGCGCATCCGGCAGGCTTGCCGTAACATCAAGGCTTTCCTCCAGGGTGCCCCCGCCGGGCAGCCGGTTCAGGTCAAGGCGGGGTAA
- a CDS encoding PHA/PHB synthase family protein, with protein sequence MSQTPGTDLKIPDPVEMSRAMTRIAEQSQRLVTEFLSRQAADGEAGSPDPLNIGNAFLEMTARMMADPAKLMQAQFTLWQDYLTLWQRTTQRLLGGEAEPVIRPSKEDRRFKDQAWDENTLFDFIKQSYLLTARWMQHTVKEVDGLDQKTARKVDFYTRQFVDAMAPSNFVMTNPQVLRATLETGGENLVKGLENLLKDLERGKGQLAISMTDYKKFKIGENIAVTPGKVVFQNDLMQLIQYNPTTEQQYRRPLLIIPPWINKFYILDLRPQNSLVKWLTDQGHTVFIISWVNPGEELSDKSFEDYMVEGPLAALDAMEAATGEREANVIGYCLGGTLLASTLAYMSAKGDDRVKSAMYLVTLTDFSEPGELSVFIDEEQLGAIEGKMRCHGYLEGQTMATTFNMLRANDLIWSFVVNNYLLGKDPFPFDLLYWNSDSTRMPAAMHSFYLRNMYQKNLLVQPGGITLKGVPIDLRTIRIPTFMLSTREDHITPWKSTYAATQVYGGPVKFVLAASGHIAGVVNPPSANKYSHFLNTKCPKDPEEWLKGAKEVPGSWWPEYAKWVQKFAGDKVPARVPGSGKLTPIEDAPGSYVKAQAITTS encoded by the coding sequence ATGTCCCAGACGCCAGGAACAGACCTCAAGATCCCCGACCCCGTGGAAATGTCGCGCGCCATGACGCGCATTGCCGAGCAGAGCCAGCGGCTGGTTACCGAGTTCCTGTCACGCCAAGCGGCGGATGGGGAGGCAGGATCGCCCGATCCCCTGAACATCGGCAATGCCTTCCTGGAGATGACGGCGCGCATGATGGCCGATCCGGCCAAGCTGATGCAGGCCCAGTTCACGCTGTGGCAGGACTACCTGACCCTCTGGCAGCGGACCACCCAGCGCCTGTTGGGCGGCGAGGCCGAGCCGGTGATCCGGCCCTCCAAGGAAGACCGCCGATTCAAGGATCAGGCCTGGGACGAGAACACGCTGTTCGACTTCATCAAACAGTCCTACCTGCTGACCGCCCGCTGGATGCAGCATACGGTCAAGGAGGTGGACGGGCTTGACCAGAAGACGGCCAGGAAGGTGGATTTCTATACCCGCCAGTTCGTGGACGCGATGGCGCCCAGCAACTTCGTCATGACCAATCCCCAGGTCCTCCGCGCTACGCTGGAAACAGGCGGGGAGAATCTGGTCAAGGGTCTTGAGAACCTGTTGAAGGACCTCGAGCGCGGCAAGGGCCAGCTCGCGATCTCCATGACCGACTACAAGAAGTTCAAGATCGGGGAGAACATCGCCGTCACCCCGGGCAAGGTCGTTTTCCAGAACGACCTCATGCAGCTCATCCAGTACAACCCGACAACGGAGCAGCAGTACCGGCGACCGCTTCTCATCATCCCGCCCTGGATCAACAAGTTCTACATCCTGGATCTGCGCCCGCAGAACAGTCTGGTGAAGTGGCTGACCGACCAGGGCCACACCGTCTTCATCATCTCCTGGGTGAACCCTGGGGAGGAACTGTCCGATAAATCCTTTGAGGACTACATGGTGGAGGGCCCGCTGGCCGCCCTCGACGCCATGGAGGCCGCGACGGGCGAGCGGGAGGCGAACGTCATCGGCTATTGCCTGGGCGGCACCCTGCTGGCCAGCACGCTCGCCTACATGAGCGCCAAGGGCGACGATCGGGTCAAGAGCGCCATGTATCTGGTCACCCTGACCGACTTCTCGGAACCGGGCGAACTGTCGGTCTTCATCGACGAGGAGCAGTTGGGCGCGATTGAGGGGAAGATGCGCTGTCATGGCTATCTAGAGGGGCAGACCATGGCGACCACCTTCAACATGCTGCGCGCCAACGACCTGATCTGGTCATTCGTGGTCAACAACTACCTGCTGGGCAAAGACCCCTTCCCCTTCGACCTTCTGTACTGGAACAGCGACAGCACCCGCATGCCAGCGGCCATGCACAGTTTCTATCTACGCAACATGTACCAGAAGAACCTGCTGGTGCAGCCCGGTGGTATCACGCTCAAGGGCGTGCCCATCGACCTGCGCACGATCAGAATTCCGACCTTCATGCTGTCGACGCGGGAGGATCACATCACCCCGTGGAAATCCACCTATGCCGCCACCCAGGTCTATGGCGGACCGGTCAAGTTCGTGCTGGCGGCGTCAGGCCACATCGCCGGTGTGGTGAACCCACCCTCGGCGAACAAGTATAGCCATTTCTTGAATACGAAGTGCCCCAAGGACCCGGAGGAGTGGCTGAAGGGAGCGAAGGAGGTTCCGGGCTCCTGGTGGCCGGAATATGCGAAGTGGGTTCAGAAGTTCGCGGGCGACAAGGTTCCCGCCCGCGTGCCCGGCAGCGGCAAGCTGACGCCGATCGAGGACGCCCCCGGCTCCTATGTGAAAGCGCAGGCTATCACGACGTCCTGA
- a CDS encoding YihY/virulence factor BrkB family protein, with translation MADQTNRRPGGHPAGHEPGRGRSAERPSDIPKAGWKDILKRTWSEQSKDNVSIVAAGVAFLTLLALFPAMSAIVSIYGLVSDPQHIEQQVQSMQGVLPQQALDVLQSQLHSLASQAGGALSVGLIVSLLIALWSAAGGVRSLMTALNIVYDEQETRGMIAFYGTALALTLGLILLLFVIIAVVVIVPAILGFIGLGQAAEWLVRILRWPILAVAVALALAVLYRYGPSRARPKWRWVTWGAAIATGLWLLGSIAFSIYITNFADYNATYGSLGAGIVLLLWLYLGAYAVLLGAEIDAEIEHQTKRDTTTQPEKPMGSRGAKMADTVGEST, from the coding sequence ATGGCAGATCAGACCAACAGGCGGCCGGGCGGTCACCCGGCCGGCCATGAGCCGGGACGCGGTCGCTCCGCGGAACGTCCCAGCGACATCCCCAAGGCGGGATGGAAGGACATCCTGAAGCGGACCTGGTCGGAACAGTCGAAGGACAATGTATCCATCGTCGCCGCAGGCGTCGCCTTTCTGACCCTGCTGGCCCTTTTTCCAGCGATGTCCGCCATCGTCTCCATCTATGGCCTGGTCTCCGATCCACAGCACATCGAGCAGCAGGTCCAGTCCATGCAAGGGGTGCTGCCGCAACAGGCCCTGGACGTACTCCAGAGTCAGCTGCATTCGCTCGCAAGCCAAGCCGGCGGCGCGTTGAGCGTCGGCCTTATCGTCAGCCTGCTGATCGCACTCTGGTCGGCGGCGGGCGGCGTGCGGTCGCTGATGACTGCGCTCAACATCGTCTATGATGAGCAGGAAACCCGCGGGATGATCGCCTTCTACGGCACCGCGCTGGCTCTTACCCTCGGGCTGATCCTGCTGCTTTTCGTCATTATTGCCGTTGTCGTCATCGTACCGGCCATCCTCGGCTTCATAGGATTGGGTCAGGCGGCGGAGTGGTTGGTGCGCATTCTGCGCTGGCCGATCCTGGCGGTAGCCGTGGCGCTGGCCCTGGCCGTGCTTTACCGCTACGGGCCAAGCCGGGCCCGGCCGAAATGGCGCTGGGTGACGTGGGGAGCCGCCATCGCCACGGGGCTCTGGCTGCTTGGCTCCATCGCCTTCTCGATCTACATCACGAACTTCGCCGACTACAACGCCACCTACGGCTCATTGGGGGCCGGCATCGTGCTGCTGCTCTGGCTCTATCTCGGGGCGTACGCAGTGCTGCTGGGCGCGGAGATCGATGCGGAGATCGAGCACCAGACAAAGCGCGATACGACGACCCAACCTGAGAAGCCGATGGGAAGCCGGGGTGCCAAGATGGCCGATACGGTCGGTGAAAGCACCTGA
- a CDS encoding ABC-type transport auxiliary lipoprotein family protein yields MTGKRAGTPAGVPEGTRMLSRRNLLAATASTPLMLTGCAGRLLNSGEAPRLFSLSPATEFTAGLPRVEWQLLVETPLAHSGIDSTRIALLQASNELNYYSNANWIDTAPEMVQQFLVESFENTNRIVSVGREATGLRSDFVLKTDLRDFQAEYGSGDISSTAPTVHVRLACKLVRMPRRNIVASDTFTARVRADSSRLVDIIAAFDNALEAAMRRAVEWTLRQGASNVQTDPLPQQPAV; encoded by the coding sequence ATGACCGGAAAACGAGCCGGAACGCCGGCCGGGGTGCCGGAAGGAACGCGCATGCTCAGTCGGCGGAACCTCCTGGCCGCGACCGCCTCAACCCCTTTGATGCTGACGGGGTGTGCCGGCCGCCTGCTGAACTCGGGCGAAGCTCCGCGCCTGTTCAGCCTGAGCCCGGCTACAGAGTTCACGGCCGGGCTGCCGCGGGTCGAGTGGCAGTTGCTGGTGGAGACGCCGCTAGCCCACTCCGGGATCGATTCGACGCGGATCGCGCTGCTCCAGGCCAGTAACGAACTGAACTACTATTCGAACGCCAACTGGATCGATACCGCGCCGGAGATGGTGCAGCAGTTCCTGGTGGAGAGCTTCGAGAACACGAACCGAATCGTCTCCGTCGGGCGTGAGGCGACGGGGCTCCGCTCTGACTTCGTGCTGAAGACCGATCTGCGCGACTTTCAGGCGGAGTATGGCAGCGGGGACATATCCTCCACCGCGCCAACAGTGCATGTGCGTCTGGCCTGCAAGCTGGTGCGCATGCCACGCCGCAACATTGTCGCCAGCGATACCTTCACCGCGCGGGTTCGGGCCGACAGTTCCCGTCTGGTGGACATCATCGCCGCGTTCGACAATGCGCTGGAGGCCGCGATGCGGCGTGCTGTGGAGTGGACTTTGCGGCAGGGCGCAAGCAATGTGCAGACGGACCCGCTGCCCCAGCAGCCCGCCGTCTGA
- a CDS encoding MlaD family protein gives METKASYTIVGAFVLALFAALFVFVVWLARVQLTETTQPYNIYFTGTVTGLVEGSPVRYRGVAVGTVTDIRIDPDNVERVQVTVEVPEDTPIKTDAVATLEPVGVTGGVYVEIQGGTRGAPLLAEVADGTPVIASRPSSIAEVLEGAPVLLTNLTEISERLSNLLNEQNQQAVGQILGNLASASGEVTSTARNASEMVSELRLEIARLSKQANTLLANANGAVEVVGGNVEQVTTDLAATTEELRSLMSSLQDTSAEINAILAENREPIRDFTGTALYDFGQLLVNMQDLVNNLARVTTRLERDPSELLFGTNQKGVRVE, from the coding sequence ATGGAGACCAAGGCCAGCTATACGATTGTCGGCGCCTTCGTCCTGGCGCTGTTCGCGGCGCTGTTCGTTTTCGTGGTCTGGCTGGCGCGGGTCCAGCTGACCGAAACGACGCAGCCCTACAACATCTACTTCACCGGAACCGTGACGGGACTGGTGGAAGGCAGCCCGGTGCGCTACCGCGGCGTTGCCGTCGGCACCGTGACCGACATCCGGATCGACCCGGACAATGTGGAACGGGTGCAGGTGACGGTGGAAGTGCCGGAGGACACGCCGATCAAGACCGATGCTGTCGCCACGCTGGAGCCGGTCGGCGTAACCGGCGGCGTCTATGTGGAAATCCAGGGCGGCACCCGTGGCGCTCCTCTTCTTGCCGAGGTCGCGGACGGGACTCCCGTGATCGCCTCTCGCCCCAGCTCCATCGCCGAAGTGCTGGAGGGGGCGCCGGTGCTGCTGACCAATCTCACGGAGATTTCCGAGAGGCTGTCCAATCTGCTCAACGAGCAGAACCAACAGGCGGTGGGCCAGATCCTGGGCAATCTCGCATCGGCAAGCGGCGAGGTGACCTCCACCGCCCGCAACGCCAGCGAGATGGTCTCCGAGCTGCGGCTGGAGATCGCTCGGCTCAGCAAGCAGGCGAACACATTGCTCGCCAATGCCAACGGGGCGGTGGAGGTGGTCGGGGGCAATGTGGAGCAGGTCACCACCGATCTCGCGGCGACCACGGAGGAGCTGCGGTCGCTGATGTCCTCGCTGCAGGACACGTCCGCCGAGATCAACGCCATACTGGCTGAGAACCGGGAGCCGATCCGGGATTTCACCGGAACCGCCCTCTACGATTTCGGACAGTTGCTGGTGAACATGCAGGATCTGGTGAACAATCTCGCCCGCGTGACCACGCGACTGGAGCGGGACCCGTCCGAGCTGCTGTTCGGGACGAATCAGAAAGGCGTGAGGGTGGAATGA
- a CDS encoding ABC transporter ATP-binding protein has protein sequence MPSSPSFSPISASDAPDPAAGASAPVIRVRGLHTRFGPQTVHAGVDLDVHKGEVLGLVGGSGTGKSVLLREIVGLIRPTAGNIEVLGRGTQKLSARGWVELQSRWGVLFQDGALFSSLTVLENVMVPLREHTKLPPDMMRRIAEVKVAMTGLPPDAGSKFPSQLSGGMRKRAGLARALALDPEILFLDEPTAGLDPIGAAAFDDLIGNLKASLGLTVFMVTHDLDSLYAICDRVAVLIDKRLIVGTIDSLLQEEHPWIQDYFLGPRGRAAAKG, from the coding sequence ATGCCCTCTTCTCCATCCTTTTCTCCTATCTCGGCGTCTGACGCGCCGGACCCCGCGGCGGGCGCGTCCGCTCCGGTGATCCGGGTGCGGGGGCTGCATACCCGATTCGGGCCGCAGACCGTGCATGCCGGGGTGGACCTTGATGTCCATAAGGGGGAAGTTCTGGGCCTTGTCGGCGGTTCGGGCACCGGCAAGTCGGTGCTGCTGCGGGAGATTGTGGGCCTGATCCGCCCGACCGCTGGCAACATCGAGGTGCTGGGCCGCGGGACGCAGAAACTGTCCGCCCGCGGCTGGGTGGAGCTTCAGTCCCGGTGGGGGGTGCTGTTCCAGGACGGGGCGCTGTTCAGCTCGCTGACTGTCCTCGAGAACGTGATGGTTCCGTTGCGGGAGCATACGAAGCTTCCACCCGACATGATGCGTCGGATCGCGGAGGTGAAAGTGGCCATGACGGGCCTTCCGCCGGACGCGGGTTCGAAATTTCCAAGCCAGCTTTCCGGCGGCATGCGGAAGCGAGCGGGCCTCGCGCGGGCACTCGCCCTGGACCCCGAAATCCTGTTCCTGGACGAACCCACCGCCGGGCTGGACCCGATCGGAGCGGCGGCCTTCGACGATTTGATTGGGAACCTCAAGGCGAGTCTGGGACTTACCGTGTTCATGGTGACCCATGACCTCGACAGCCTGTACGCAATCTGCGACCGTGTCGCCGTCCTCATCGACAAAAGACTAATCGTGGGCACCATAGACAGCCTTCTCCAGGAAGAGCACCCGTGGATCCAGGACTACTTCCTGGGCCCGCGCGGCCGTGCCGCGGCGAAAGGGTGA
- a CDS encoding DUF2336 domain-containing protein, producing the protein MADTLTQQDVQNLLLDPSPENRAAMAAKLGKSFDGQELSTSERVLAEDIVRIMAKDVAAKVRAALAESLKASATLPRDVALMLARDVESVSLPFIEVSSVLTEEDLIEIIRSGSSQKQTAVARRPDVTEGVAEELAERGDEAAVAALMSNEAAPVTARAMGRALDRFPASESVQAPLVNRAKLPVTVAERLVALVSEQLRERLVAKHELPSDIAADLVLQTRERATYGLVGGAGERDLERLVEQLRVSGRLSPSLLLRALCMGDLPFFEVALAQLGRIPIVNARMLIHDAGQLGLKSLSERAGIPAKLYPAIRIAVDVARETEFDGGDHDLERHRRRMLERILTQVEEMAGEDLDYLLNKLSDLTLAA; encoded by the coding sequence ATGGCCGATACACTGACACAGCAGGATGTTCAGAACCTGCTGCTGGACCCATCGCCGGAGAACCGGGCGGCAATGGCGGCGAAGCTGGGAAAAAGCTTCGACGGGCAGGAGCTGTCCACATCCGAACGGGTGCTGGCGGAGGACATCGTCCGCATCATGGCTAAGGATGTCGCGGCGAAGGTGCGCGCTGCCCTGGCCGAAAGCCTGAAGGCGAGCGCGACCTTGCCTCGCGATGTGGCTCTGATGCTGGCGCGCGACGTGGAATCCGTCTCGCTGCCATTCATCGAGGTGTCCTCCGTCCTGACGGAGGAGGACCTGATCGAAATCATTCGGAGCGGATCGTCCCAGAAGCAGACGGCCGTCGCCAGACGTCCCGATGTGACGGAAGGCGTGGCGGAGGAGTTGGCCGAGCGCGGTGACGAAGCGGCGGTCGCCGCACTGATGTCCAATGAGGCGGCGCCGGTGACTGCCAGGGCCATGGGCCGGGCGCTGGACCGCTTTCCCGCATCCGAATCGGTTCAAGCTCCGCTGGTCAACCGTGCCAAGCTCCCGGTAACTGTCGCGGAGCGTCTGGTGGCGCTGGTATCCGAGCAGCTGCGGGAGCGGTTGGTCGCGAAACACGAGCTTCCCTCGGACATCGCTGCGGACCTGGTGCTTCAGACCCGCGAGCGGGCAACCTACGGCCTGGTCGGCGGGGCGGGGGAGCGGGATCTGGAACGGCTGGTGGAGCAACTCCGCGTCAGCGGCAGGCTGTCGCCGTCTCTGCTGCTGCGGGCCTTGTGTATGGGCGACCTTCCATTCTTCGAGGTGGCGCTGGCGCAACTTGGCCGCATCCCAATCGTGAATGCACGGATGCTGATCCATGATGCCGGGCAGCTCGGACTGAAAAGCTTGAGCGAGAGAGCGGGTATCCCTGCGAAGCTCTATCCGGCGATCCGCATTGCGGTGGATGTCGCGCGGGAAACGGAGTTCGATGGCGGGGATCACGACTTGGAGCGGCATAGGCGACGGATGCTGGAACGCATCCTGACCCAGGTCGAAGAGATGGCCGGCGAAGATCTGGACTATCTGCTGAACAAGTTGAGCGACCTGACCCTCGCAGCCTGA
- a CDS encoding TAXI family TRAP transporter solute-binding subunit, translating to MVSRRSFLSGAAAAYASLAGVAAAQPAPKPPIAQPAPELPAEAAAPADAPRMLVIGTGRVTGVYFPTGGAICRVLNRQTASHGLRCVVEPTDGSMENIAALRAGRLDLALVQSDWQQAAVAGTGIYESAGPFGNLRAVASLHSDTVTVLVRPDQAVGSFADLKGKRINLGPTGSALRQLAEKVVAAHGFGIGDFSAVGDMVPDRQVEALCDGSIDAAMFVVGHPNGAVRDAMVGCGARPLALDAAAIDKLVADGSPLVRTVVPARLYPTMEEDIATVGMAATLVTTAALSEDTVFALTQALFTGLEELRGEHPALEPLEAARMVVDGLTAPLHQGAERYFRESGLRS from the coding sequence ATGGTTTCCCGCCGCAGTTTCCTCAGCGGTGCCGCCGCCGCATACGCCTCCCTGGCCGGCGTCGCAGCCGCGCAGCCCGCCCCCAAGCCACCCATTGCACAGCCCGCGCCGGAACTGCCTGCGGAAGCGGCTGCTCCAGCCGACGCTCCGCGAATGCTGGTCATCGGGACGGGACGGGTCACCGGCGTCTATTTCCCCACGGGGGGAGCGATCTGCCGTGTGTTGAACCGCCAGACTGCAAGCCATGGCCTTCGGTGCGTGGTCGAGCCGACCGACGGGTCGATGGAGAACATCGCAGCGTTGAGGGCCGGCCGGCTTGATCTGGCGCTTGTACAGTCCGACTGGCAGCAGGCCGCTGTGGCGGGGACCGGCATATATGAGAGCGCTGGGCCTTTCGGGAACCTGCGCGCGGTTGCCAGCCTGCACAGCGACACCGTCACCGTACTGGTGCGGCCGGATCAGGCGGTCGGGAGCTTCGCCGATCTGAAGGGTAAGCGGATCAATCTCGGCCCCACCGGGTCGGCCCTGCGCCAACTGGCCGAAAAGGTCGTAGCGGCGCATGGGTTCGGCATTGGAGATTTCAGCGCAGTGGGCGACATGGTGCCAGACCGCCAGGTTGAGGCGCTCTGCGACGGGAGCATCGACGCGGCAATGTTCGTCGTTGGGCATCCGAATGGCGCTGTGCGGGACGCCATGGTGGGGTGTGGAGCCCGGCCGCTGGCACTGGATGCGGCGGCGATCGACAAGCTGGTAGCTGACGGATCGCCGCTGGTGCGCACGGTGGTGCCGGCGCGGCTCTACCCGACGATGGAGGAGGATATCGCAACGGTCGGAATGGCGGCAACCTTGGTCACGACCGCCGCGCTGTCGGAGGATACGGTATTTGCGCTCACCCAGGCCCTGTTCACGGGACTGGAAGAGTTGCGGGGCGAGCATCCGGCGCTCGAACCCTTGGAAGCCGCCCGCATGGTTGTGGATGGGCTCACCGCGCCGCTGCACCAGGGCGCTGAGCGCTATTTCCGGGAATCGGGGCTGCGGTCCTGA
- a CDS encoding DUF6969 family protein, translating to MLNGTLDLEDLPPEELEALAEAAREVMLCTRVLAKTGDNVVGEVLRDAGPMSDWQHYPPDDIYDSEYHAQYYYHAHPPEERVAGEHGHFHTFLRPLGMPEGIKPVALPDLQPDTNGNDALSHLIGISMDRSGRPIRLFTTNRWVTGETWYAATDVVRMLDGFVVDHARPSWPLNRWITAVVRIYRPVILDLLRLRDERIAAWQTAHPDVYVYEDRRLEVTSEADISLDEQVQRVELALRRQRRRLRESRAAD from the coding sequence ATGCTGAACGGCACGCTTGATCTGGAAGACCTGCCGCCGGAGGAGCTGGAGGCGTTGGCTGAGGCCGCGCGCGAGGTGATGCTGTGCACCCGCGTTCTGGCGAAGACCGGAGACAATGTGGTCGGCGAAGTCCTTCGGGACGCCGGACCCATGTCCGACTGGCAGCACTACCCGCCGGACGACATCTATGATTCGGAATATCACGCCCAGTACTACTACCATGCCCATCCGCCGGAGGAGCGGGTGGCAGGAGAGCATGGGCATTTCCACACCTTCCTGCGCCCGCTGGGCATGCCCGAAGGAATAAAGCCGGTCGCCCTGCCGGACCTCCAGCCCGACACCAATGGAAACGATGCGCTCTCGCATCTGATCGGCATCTCGATGGACAGGTCAGGGCGTCCTATCCGGCTGTTCACCACCAACCGCTGGGTGACGGGAGAGACCTGGTACGCCGCGACCGATGTTGTTCGCATGCTGGACGGCTTCGTGGTCGACCATGCCCGGCCGAGCTGGCCGTTGAACCGCTGGATCACGGCCGTGGTGCGCATCTACCGTCCGGTGATCCTGGATTTGCTGCGTCTGCGGGATGAGCGGATCGCGGCATGGCAGACCGCCCATCCCGACGTCTATGTGTACGAGGATCGCCGCCTGGAGGTGACGTCGGAGGCGGACATCTCCTTGGACGAGCAGGTCCAGCGCGTGGAGCTGGCGCTCCGCCGGCAGCGCCGCCGGCTACGCGAGTCGCGTGCAGCCGACTAG